The stretch of DNA GATCCTAGTGTTTCTAGATATTTTGTTGTTGGTGGTTAGAGATTTTTGTTGCTGGATAGAAATGTGTTTGACTCTggatattttcatcatttcaggCAAGAATGATTGATTTTTATTACGGTCTGATTATGGTTTTAGTCCCTCTGTTatcatttgattttaatttagtataatttggtttctttaagtttataatattgacgtgaatttaaaaaaaaatggaactATACTATATGCGGTCACAAAACTTATGGAGGATAGTTATACTTTTAGCTTTCATTAATGAATAGCTTTCTTGTCTTTATCTGCGCTTATCAAATaagattttattagttaaaggatGTTTCCTGGATCAACCTTCAATTGATACTGTAAGCAATTTTCTTATGTAATTCTAATATAGAATGTATCTTGTTTTAATAGATCTAATGCATGGCAATAAGGAGTCATTAGCATTTTTATTAAGTTGTTTGGATTTGCAGGGGAAAAATGAATTGCAAGTTTATTTCACTTTCTGGGGTGAAATAATGATATATTTTCTCTGTGCTCCCAGGGGGTTCCATCTTTATTCTCAGATCTTTCTCCTTTGTATGATCACCCTGGCAAGGTATGTTTGCTTGCATGCATTTATTCTGAACATAGAATCAAGTTTCTAAGCATGAATTCTCCTTAACTGCTTGCAACTGGTTCAGAGCTTGATTTAATTAGGACTGGTTTCCTGCCCTGTTTGCACTTATACAGGCAGACATGTTGGAGCAACTTATTCTTGAGTTGGCTGAAATTCATGGGTTATTACTGGTACCATGTACTTCACTCACTGAATCTTTTGGCTGAAATTCATGGCTCTTAACTGTCCCTTGTTTCTTACTACCAGATGTTGTGTCAATTCCCAAGACAAATGAGAACTTCCGTCTCCTTTATGACACTAAAGGTCGTTTTCACCTTCATGCCATCACTGGTGATGAGACTAAGGTTTTTATTAATGGGACATTAGTTTGTTATGTTTCATGTTACTGTTCGATATTCATTATCTACTTTTACCCTGTTGTTGTCTTATAATGATTTGACATAATTGCACATGTGCAATTAATTTAGTTAGATTTCCCCCATACTGATCtacttttaccctttttttctAAGATACTCTGATTTTGCATTGTTTTCACGTGCTTATTTCTGCTTTTGTTCTCACTGATGTAAGATTGAATTAGTTTAAAAATGTTTTCTGCTAATGGGTATTGTTTAGCACTCTTCAGTCTAAActattgtaatttatatttattgtGGATATATTGCCATGTCTatgtttttgaatttgatgaattcaaatattgtaatttatatttaatggATATACTTGCTATATAATGGTTAAGACTGAAAGTAACATCATTCGTatgtttttagaaaatattttaattttttatgaaagtaAGATATTAAAAGTATGCCGATGATGGAATTAGCTCTTATAAATCACTTCTGGACTGTTGTGTGATCACATGTCTTGATGATtgatgttaatatatatatatggttttgctCTATGAAAATCCATTtgttttcacatgttaccatgcTAAACTAGCAGCACTCTTATCTTAATTTTGCAGTCACTACTCAGAGGTAGGTTCTTGCTTGAAAGACCTGTTGAAGAGCAAAGACCACCTTCAGTGGCAGTGAGTGAATTAAATCAATTAAGTTACAACTCAGAagtaaaatatcaattaattatCAGAATGTGTTATATTTCCTCAACAATGTCTAATTTGAGTTTATAGAAGCAATAAAACCATGTGGTAAACAGTGGATGTAGTAAACTCATTTTAGTCTAATTTTAAAGGGTTTTtgaatttccaatttagtctataaattttcaagtttattaCTGTACGTATTGAActtgtgtatttttttttttgcaatcaatTAGTTGCACTATTTGAACTTGTAATTTTgctatttaaatattaacatgatttttcaatattttgactaaaaaatattaatttattata from Gossypium hirsutum isolate 1008001.06 chromosome D04, Gossypium_hirsutum_v2.1, whole genome shotgun sequence encodes:
- the LOC107899427 gene encoding uncharacterized protein isoform X1; translation: MDLLGIALLVATLGVPSLFSDLSPLYDHPGKADMLEQLILELAEIHGLLLMLCQFPRQMRTSVSFMTLKSLLRGRFLLERPVEEQRPPSVAVSELNQLSYNSEVKYQLIIRMCYISSTMSNLSL
- the LOC107899427 gene encoding uncharacterized protein isoform X6; translated protein: MDLLGIALLVATLLLTRILKEILERTIRIIPQGFHLYSQIFLLCMITLARQTCWSNLFLSWLKFMGYYWYHVLHSLNLLAEIHGS
- the LOC107899427 gene encoding uncharacterized protein isoform X3: MDLLGIALLVATLGVPSLFSDLSPLYDHPGKADMLEQLILELAEIHGLLLMLCQFPRQMRTSVSFMTLKVVFTFMPSLVMRLSHYSEVGSCLKDLLKSKDHLQWQ
- the LOC107899427 gene encoding uncharacterized protein isoform X4, whose amino-acid sequence is MGVPSLFSDLSPLYDHPGKADMLEQLILELAEIHGLLLMLCQFPRQMRTSVSFMTLKVVFTFMPSLVMRLSHYSEVGSCLKDLLKSKDHLQWQ
- the LOC107899427 gene encoding uncharacterized protein isoform X5, translating into MDLLGIALLVATLGKNELQVYFTFWGEIMIYFLCAPRGFHLYSQIFLLCMITLARQTCWSNLFLSWLKFMGYYWYHVLHSLNLLAEIHGS
- the LOC107899427 gene encoding uncharacterized protein isoform X2, with product MGVPSLFSDLSPLYDHPGKADMLEQLILELAEIHGLLLMLCQFPRQMRTSVSFMTLKSLLRGRFLLERPVEEQRPPSVAVSELNQLSYNSEVKYQLIIRMCYISSTMSNLSL